A genomic region of Persephonella marina EX-H1 contains the following coding sequences:
- a CDS encoding GGDEF domain-containing protein, whose product MGKISKKIFILIFVLIGLILINNVFLFFMMNNIKKSSEVINLSGKIRGNIQRIVKLSLTESPPEKLIDIVDFYMRNLVEKEKYLYLPFSSGHSEAGKLKKCWEDVKELIYDGADPERLIGVSERCWYMANEITYRYQKLSEENISYFIVIFSINGIITFLVLGILVIIAKKEVKGKLEFQAHYDPLTKVLNRRSFIAIYNSIINRNDIFPASLMIMDIDDFKKINDTYGHNVGDKVLKKIVDVIKSNIRKKDLFVRWGGEEFIIFFPETDIDQARVVAEKIRRLIENIKFEENFNVTVSIGITELKKGEFLVEVIKRADRALYRAKKNNKNRVEIVID is encoded by the coding sequence ATGGGAAAGATATCCAAAAAAATCTTTATTCTTATATTTGTTCTGATAGGTCTGATTCTCATAAATAATGTCTTTCTTTTTTTCATGATGAACAATATAAAAAAGTCAAGTGAGGTTATAAATCTATCCGGAAAGATAAGGGGGAATATACAGAGAATAGTTAAACTTTCCTTAACGGAATCACCACCTGAAAAGCTGATAGATATAGTTGATTTTTATATGAGAAATCTTGTTGAGAAGGAGAAATATCTGTATCTTCCGTTCTCTTCAGGACATTCTGAGGCAGGTAAACTGAAGAAATGCTGGGAAGATGTTAAAGAGCTTATATATGATGGAGCTGATCCAGAGAGGTTGATAGGTGTTTCTGAGAGATGCTGGTATATGGCAAATGAGATTACGTATAGGTATCAGAAACTATCAGAGGAGAATATCAGTTATTTCATCGTGATCTTCAGTATAAACGGTATTATTACATTTCTTGTGCTGGGAATACTTGTCATTATCGCTAAAAAAGAGGTTAAAGGAAAGCTTGAGTTCCAGGCTCATTATGATCCACTTACAAAGGTACTTAACAGAAGATCATTTATAGCGATATACAACTCAATTATAAACAGAAATGATATATTCCCTGCATCATTAATGATAATGGATATAGACGATTTTAAAAAGATAAATGACACGTACGGTCATAATGTTGGTGATAAGGTTCTAAAAAAGATAGTTGATGTTATAAAAAGCAATATCAGAAAAAAGGACCTTTTTGTAAGATGGGGTGGAGAGGAGTTTATAATATTTTTCCCTGAAACTGATATCGATCAGGCCAGGGTTGTTGCAGAAAAGATAAGAAGACTGATAGAGAATATAAAATTTGAGGAGAACTTTAATGTTACTGTAAGTATAGGAATAACAGAGCTGAAAAAAGGAGAGTTTCTTGTTGAGGTTATAAAAAGGGCCGATAGAGCCCTTTATAGAGCGAAGAAGAATAATAAAAACAGGGTTGAGATCGTTATTGACTGA
- a CDS encoding sulfite oxidase-like oxidoreductase — protein sequence MKKIVSPINSRPDRLPPGQHWTNKLHVLGISDPPDTDLSHYRLRIFGEVEEEIVLTWEDILDLEKVNLIADFHCVTRWSCPDVSWTGFQSLEIKKLVKIKDTAKAVMIHSLDGYTTNIPLEYFFDEDVIFAYRLFDKPLPADHGFPLRLVVPKLYAWKSAKHVSGIEFLSENRPGFWEQRGYHILGDPWKEQRYSV from the coding sequence ATGAAAAAGATAGTCAGTCCTATAAACAGCAGGCCTGACAGACTTCCTCCTGGTCAGCACTGGACAAACAAGTTGCATGTCCTTGGCATATCAGACCCTCCTGATACAGATCTTTCACATTACAGACTGAGAATATTCGGTGAGGTTGAGGAAGAGATTGTTCTTACATGGGAAGATATACTTGACCTTGAGAAAGTAAATCTTATAGCTGACTTTCACTGTGTGACAAGATGGAGCTGCCCTGATGTCTCATGGACAGGATTTCAGTCTTTAGAGATAAAAAAACTGGTAAAGATAAAAGATACAGCTAAGGCTGTTATGATACACTCACTGGACGGTTATACAACAAACATCCCTCTGGAATACTTTTTTGATGAAGATGTTATATTTGCATACAGGCTTTTTGATAAACCTCTCCCTGCCGATCATGGATTTCCGCTGAGACTCGTTGTTCCGAAACTTTATGCATGGAAAAGTGCAAAACATGTTTCAGGAATAGAGTTTTTAAGTGAGAACAGACCTGGTTTCTGGGAACAGAGAGGATACCATATTCTTGGTGATCCATGGAAAGAACAGAGATACTCAGTTTGA
- a CDS encoding Fur family transcriptional regulator — protein MLKSNDVKRRNTYQRKIILDILRSTNIHPTADWIYEQARKEIPNISLGTVYRNLKILKESGQIIEINDGKQSRFDGRIDEHYHFKCISCERIFDVEKEDISGLKVNSKKFTVHRIDILITGVCNLCNGDN, from the coding sequence TTGCTTAAAAGCAATGATGTAAAAAGGAGAAATACTTACCAGAGGAAGATTATTCTTGATATCCTGAGATCTACAAACATTCATCCTACAGCAGACTGGATTTATGAGCAGGCCAGAAAGGAAATCCCTAATATAAGCCTCGGAACTGTATACAGAAATCTGAAGATACTTAAAGAGAGCGGACAGATTATTGAGATTAACGACGGAAAGCAGAGTAGATTTGATGGAAGGATTGATGAACACTATCACTTCAAGTGTATATCCTGCGAAAGGATCTTTGATGTTGAAAAGGAAGATATCTCAGGACTGAAAGTAAACAGCAAAAAGTTTACAGTTCATAGAATTGATATCCTCATAACAGGTGTATGTAACCTGTGTAATGGAGACAACTGA
- the pyk gene encoding pyruvate kinase has protein sequence MRRTKIVATLGPATSSEEMIEKLILSGVDVFRFNFSHGDHETHLQNLKKVRSISEKLGKPIAVLQDLSGPKIRIGVVEEPFYLHFEDRIRIVKEEVIGNKERISINYPEVLDQLEKGSYIYISDGSIRLQVVDKDDEGITAKVIVGGMVSSKKGVNFPNVRLNIPSITEKDKKDIKFAIEEDIDLIALSFVKTAEDVIQAKEIIRSYGGDTPLFAKIEKHEAIENIDRIIEEADGIMVARGDLGVEIDMEKVPVLQKMIIKKANEKGKPVITATQMLTSMVSSPRPTRAEVSDIANAVLDGTDAVMLSDETTVGKYPLEAVKVMERTICETEKVYPFFTEKEHAPTDPSLSVAYASNSLAKNLNGKAIAVFTKTGRTVRNVAKFRPKCPVLALTHDEKTLRRLNIVWGVKPYMIIKEEKDTDRMLCEFIGKAYTEDYRTDEIVITLIGYVGSIPGSTNIIRILMEGDVKQLLKECRISQ, from the coding sequence ATGAGAAGGACAAAAATAGTTGCCACACTCGGTCCTGCAACAAGCTCCGAAGAGATGATAGAGAAGCTTATCCTCTCTGGAGTTGATGTTTTCAGATTCAACTTCTCACATGGGGATCACGAAACACATCTACAGAATCTGAAAAAAGTAAGGAGCATATCCGAAAAACTTGGAAAACCTATCGCTGTTCTTCAGGATCTTTCAGGACCAAAGATAAGAATTGGTGTTGTTGAGGAACCTTTTTACCTCCATTTTGAAGACAGGATAAGGATAGTAAAAGAAGAGGTTATAGGAAACAAAGAAAGAATAAGCATAAACTATCCTGAGGTTTTAGATCAGCTTGAGAAGGGTAGTTATATATACATATCTGATGGATCAATAAGGCTTCAGGTTGTTGACAAAGACGATGAGGGAATAACAGCAAAGGTTATCGTAGGTGGGATGGTTTCTTCAAAGAAAGGGGTTAACTTCCCAAATGTAAGGCTTAACATACCATCAATAACTGAAAAGGACAAAAAGGATATCAAGTTTGCCATAGAGGAAGATATTGATCTTATAGCTCTATCTTTTGTTAAAACAGCTGAAGATGTGATACAGGCAAAGGAGATAATAAGATCCTACGGAGGAGATACACCTTTATTTGCAAAGATAGAGAAGCATGAAGCTATTGAGAATATAGACCGGATAATAGAAGAGGCAGACGGAATAATGGTGGCAAGGGGAGACCTCGGTGTTGAGATAGATATGGAAAAGGTTCCTGTTCTCCAGAAGATGATAATAAAGAAAGCTAACGAGAAGGGAAAACCTGTCATAACGGCGACACAGATGCTGACATCAATGGTATCATCTCCAAGGCCTACAAGGGCTGAGGTTTCAGATATAGCAAATGCTGTTCTTGATGGAACAGATGCTGTTATGCTCTCAGATGAAACAACAGTAGGGAAGTATCCTTTAGAGGCTGTTAAAGTTATGGAGAGAACAATCTGTGAAACGGAAAAAGTGTATCCATTCTTTACAGAAAAAGAGCATGCACCTACAGACCCTTCTCTTTCTGTAGCTTACGCAAGTAACTCTCTTGCAAAAAATCTGAACGGAAAAGCCATAGCCGTTTTCACAAAAACAGGCAGAACTGTAAGAAATGTAGCGAAGTTCAGACCTAAATGTCCTGTTCTTGCTCTAACACATGACGAAAAAACCCTCAGAAGACTCAATATTGTCTGGGGAGTAAAACCCTATATGATAATTAAGGAGGAAAAAGATACAGACAGGATGCTGTGTGAGTTCATAGGAAAGGCATACACAGAGGATTACAGAACTGATGAGATAGTTATAACGCTAATAGGATATGTTGGAAGCATACCAGGTTCAACAAATATAATAAGGATACTTATGGAAGGTGACGTGAAACAGCTGCTTAAAGAGTGCAGAATCAGTCAATAA
- a CDS encoding GNAT family N-acetyltransferase, protein MEKKGNFQEKDKVKLKNYSDSYKKELINALFEAYLDLPEYGEPSYKSAKRYINWLKNHSTLFKVAFYNGEIAGFVVADANWKDLYGRDVGEIHELAVRKKFWGKGIGKTLLEEALKHLKEKGKKEIGLWVGRKNRKAIEFYKKYGFKIEESYRDWLRMVRRE, encoded by the coding sequence ATGGAAAAAAAGGGAAATTTTCAAGAAAAAGATAAGGTAAAGCTTAAAAATTACAGTGACAGTTATAAAAAAGAGCTTATAAATGCACTTTTTGAGGCATATCTTGATCTACCGGAGTATGGAGAGCCATCTTATAAAAGTGCCAAAAGGTATATAAACTGGCTTAAGAACCATTCCACCTTATTCAAAGTTGCATTTTATAACGGAGAGATCGCAGGATTTGTTGTTGCAGATGCAAACTGGAAAGATCTTTACGGACGTGATGTTGGAGAGATTCACGAACTTGCTGTAAGAAAAAAGTTCTGGGGAAAAGGTATAGGAAAAACTCTTCTTGAAGAGGCATTAAAACATCTTAAAGAAAAAGGAAAAAAAGAGATAGGATTGTGGGTCGGAAGAAAAAACAGGAAAGCTATAGAGTTTTACAAAAAATACGGCTTCAAGATAGAGGAAAGCTACCGTGACTGGCTGAGAATGGTAAGAAGGGAGTAA
- a CDS encoding M20 family metallopeptidase — MERTEILSLKTLEAVKEELFNLISIPSHREFSKILEYLEKRLDYIQFEKQPVKDKDYNLISIDPSRPVLINTHVDTVPPIRMKNPFKPVEIDGKIYGRGAADTKGLIASLIVALDLFRDRYPDREIPVSLAFTVDEEQNSALGSEVLVNNLEGIDYAVVLEPTYGKICVKQMGTVEFKLKVKSDSYHASEFERADNPVKKVFSAIKRIESRLGREVNILSFRSGWEHYATPDEAEVLAEIKVYEGEKADQLEKLIKGTVEKELDVNYKGIDKEDFISFPEGFIFRKLCQAYRAVIGKEPQTGVMPSWTDAANFKKAGIECVIFGFGSLADCHTEREYITVEELKSNTAVLYSLLTILSQSR, encoded by the coding sequence ATGGAAAGAACAGAGATACTCAGTTTGAAAACTTTGGAAGCGGTAAAGGAAGAACTTTTTAATCTTATATCCATCCCAAGTCACAGAGAGTTCAGCAAGATCCTGGAATATCTTGAGAAAAGACTTGATTATATACAATTTGAGAAACAGCCTGTAAAGGATAAGGACTACAATCTTATAAGTATAGACCCATCAAGGCCGGTTCTTATAAACACACATGTTGATACAGTTCCACCTATCAGGATGAAGAATCCTTTTAAACCTGTTGAGATAGATGGGAAGATATACGGGAGAGGTGCAGCTGATACAAAAGGTCTTATAGCTTCACTTATAGTGGCCCTTGATCTTTTCAGGGATAGATATCCGGATAGAGAGATACCTGTATCTTTGGCCTTTACTGTAGATGAAGAGCAGAACTCAGCCCTCGGTTCTGAAGTTCTTGTTAATAATCTGGAAGGTATTGATTATGCCGTAGTTCTTGAACCTACTTACGGAAAGATATGTGTAAAACAGATGGGAACTGTAGAGTTTAAGCTTAAAGTTAAGTCAGATTCATACCATGCATCTGAGTTTGAAAGGGCGGATAATCCCGTTAAAAAAGTATTTTCAGCCATTAAGAGGATAGAATCAAGGCTTGGAAGAGAGGTAAATATACTCAGTTTCAGATCAGGATGGGAGCATTACGCAACACCGGATGAAGCTGAGGTTCTTGCTGAGATAAAGGTTTATGAAGGTGAAAAGGCAGATCAACTTGAAAAGTTAATAAAGGGAACTGTTGAAAAGGAACTTGATGTAAATTACAAAGGTATTGATAAAGAAGACTTTATATCATTTCCAGAAGGGTTTATCTTCAGAAAGCTGTGTCAGGCGTACAGGGCAGTAATAGGAAAAGAGCCTCAAACAGGTGTTATGCCTTCCTGGACAGATGCTGCGAACTTCAAAAAAGCTGGGATAGAGTGTGTTATATTTGGATTTGGAAGCCTTGCTGACTGTCATACGGAAAGGGAATACATAACGGTAGAGGAGCTTAAATCCAATACAGCTGTCCTTTACTCCCTTCTTACCATTCTCAGCCAGTCACGGTAG